From Weissella confusa, a single genomic window includes:
- a CDS encoding WxL protein host-binding domain-containing protein has product MTFYIKNNTDSEMTLRLTGGTATTRDNGKVNYVTGSQNVTGQVPYKVGDTIDIQSSVTIPAQGQTSVQGTITMPDQSFVGQLVGGVSFVRSTTSNTASEIPVILQNDTAPVKPVLKVGKASLSDLSSDRVLGVTLSNKANTLVKDATVTTSVTDKNDKVVYEKDGNVDIAPQSSFTFDIKKNIKSIKVGTYKVHVTVASGDVKTTETRTLKVTAAQVAQLAGQQVSAADDWKNPANWWKLLIWPIVVFVVVFLAGRYLLPKRRRKHNGPREDLKRKDD; this is encoded by the coding sequence GTGACGTTCTATATCAAGAACAATACCGATTCAGAAATGACCTTGCGTCTGACTGGCGGTACGGCAACGACGCGTGATAACGGTAAGGTTAATTACGTTACGGGTAGCCAAAATGTGACAGGACAAGTGCCATACAAGGTTGGCGATACAATCGACATTCAAAGCAGCGTCACAATTCCTGCCCAAGGACAAACGTCAGTTCAAGGAACAATTACGATGCCTGATCAATCATTCGTGGGACAACTAGTGGGTGGTGTCTCATTTGTACGATCAACGACATCAAATACGGCATCTGAGATTCCGGTTATCCTACAAAACGACACAGCGCCAGTTAAGCCAGTTCTAAAAGTAGGCAAGGCAAGTCTAAGTGATTTGTCGTCTGATCGTGTATTAGGCGTGACATTGAGCAATAAGGCGAACACGTTGGTTAAGGATGCAACTGTTACAACGAGCGTGACAGATAAGAATGATAAGGTGGTTTACGAAAAAGACGGTAATGTTGATATCGCGCCACAATCAAGTTTTACATTCGACATTAAGAAGAACATTAAGTCAATTAAGGTTGGCACATACAAGGTTCATGTTACTGTCGCCTCAGGTGATGTTAAAACAACCGAAACACGCACGTTAAAGGTCACTGCCGCACAAGTTGCGCAATTGGCCGGCCAACAAGTTAGTGCAGCTGATGATTGGAAGAATCCAGCCAATTGGTGGAAGCTATTGATCTGGCCAATCGTCGTCTTTGTGGTTGTGTTCTTGGCAGGTCGTTACCTATTGCCAAAGCGCCGTCGCAAGCACAATGGACCGCGTGAAGATTTGAAGCGTAAGGATGATTAA
- a CDS encoding WxL protein peptidoglycan domain-containing protein: MKKILFGLAALILTFTVMHGVSADDNPPYTVTPAIPKTQLDSQNKNYLDLLLNPNQVESVSFDIKNNSNDALSLNVETGSASTSPLGQVLYNDKNVIGNVGPQMENLIHLDQQTIQVAPKADAKVTGTISMPNTPVDGVIAGGVTFSLPASKNADAVETTVAVLARNTRNLPATTAELHAVSYEKVNKQTGFAIAVANTSGSFINGATFTTKIINVATKKTVIEETQRNAQLAPNSTMTYWVKNNVKNLPGGKYRVQVVANWSGMNQTWQKQIRLPKTTASVTQKPQKVPFIEALLYAFSLLAIVAIVLAVMWFKNMRFLVK; encoded by the coding sequence ATGAAAAAAATACTCTTTGGATTGGCGGCGTTGATATTAACGTTCACGGTCATGCACGGTGTTTCCGCAGATGATAATCCGCCATACACGGTGACGCCTGCAATTCCCAAAACGCAATTAGATAGTCAAAATAAGAATTACCTTGATCTGTTGCTTAACCCAAACCAGGTCGAATCGGTGTCATTTGACATTAAGAACAATTCAAATGACGCGTTGTCTTTGAACGTCGAGACTGGTTCAGCGTCAACTTCACCACTGGGACAGGTACTGTATAACGACAAAAACGTCATCGGTAATGTTGGACCACAAATGGAAAACCTGATTCATTTAGACCAACAAACGATTCAAGTGGCGCCAAAGGCAGACGCAAAAGTAACAGGTACCATTTCGATGCCGAATACGCCGGTTGACGGGGTTATTGCAGGTGGTGTGACTTTCTCGTTACCAGCTTCGAAAAACGCAGATGCTGTTGAAACAACGGTCGCTGTGTTGGCACGAAACACACGTAATCTCCCGGCGACGACAGCTGAACTTCACGCGGTTTCATACGAAAAGGTCAACAAGCAAACTGGTTTTGCAATCGCAGTCGCCAATACTTCAGGATCGTTTATCAACGGCGCAACGTTTACGACAAAAATTATCAATGTGGCAACAAAGAAGACGGTGATAGAAGAGACGCAACGTAATGCGCAGCTAGCGCCTAACTCGACCATGACATATTGGGTTAAAAATAATGTTAAAAACTTGCCTGGTGGTAAATATCGTGTTCAGGTGGTCGCAAATTGGAGCGGTATGAACCAAACTTGGCAAAAGCAAATCAGATTACCTAAAACGACTGCATCGGTAACACAAAAGCCCCAAAAGGTGCCGTTTATAGAAGCGTTACTGTACGCGTTTAGTTTGTTGGCTATCGTGGCGATTGTTTTGGCCGTCATGTGGTTTAAAAACATGCGATTCTTAGTTAAATAA
- the rpoD gene encoding RNA polymerase sigma factor RpoD, with product MAEKQAPISAKFDQAEFDKAVKNIIKEFKADKEIKENALQDALVKPMRLNADQIDELYEKIESAGISVVDENGEPTARALENKKTKLSEKELKQAADAPTGMKINDPVRMYLKEIGRVSLLTGDEEVALAERIEQGDETAKQELAEANLRLVVSIAKRYVGRGMQFLDLIQEGNMGLMKAVEKFDYRKGFKFSTYATWWIRQAITRAIADQARTIRIPVHMVETINKLIRIQRNLLQDLGREPTPEEIGAEMDIVTDKVRDILKIAQEPVSLETPIGEEDDSHLGDFIEDNEAISPADSAAYQMLKEQLESVLDTLTDREENVLRLRFGLEDGRTRTLEEVGKVFGVTRERIRQIEAKALRKLRHPSRSKQLRDFLD from the coding sequence ATGGCAGAAAAGCAAGCACCAATTTCAGCAAAGTTCGATCAAGCTGAATTTGATAAGGCAGTTAAGAACATCATCAAGGAGTTCAAGGCCGACAAGGAAATTAAAGAAAATGCTCTCCAAGATGCTTTGGTAAAGCCAATGCGTTTGAACGCTGATCAAATCGATGAACTATACGAGAAGATTGAATCAGCTGGTATCTCTGTCGTTGATGAAAACGGCGAGCCAACCGCACGTGCGCTTGAAAACAAGAAGACCAAGTTGTCAGAAAAGGAATTGAAGCAAGCTGCTGATGCACCCACTGGCATGAAGATTAATGACCCTGTTCGTATGTACCTAAAGGAAATCGGACGTGTGTCATTGTTGACTGGTGATGAAGAAGTTGCTTTGGCCGAGCGTATTGAGCAAGGTGATGAAACTGCTAAGCAAGAATTGGCTGAAGCTAACTTGCGTTTGGTTGTTTCTATCGCTAAGCGTTACGTTGGTCGTGGTATGCAATTCTTGGACTTGATTCAAGAAGGAAACATGGGATTGATGAAGGCTGTTGAGAAGTTTGACTACCGTAAGGGATTCAAGTTCTCAACTTATGCAACTTGGTGGATTCGTCAAGCGATTACTCGTGCAATCGCCGACCAAGCTCGTACAATCCGTATTCCTGTGCACATGGTTGAAACGATCAACAAGTTGATTCGTATTCAACGTAACTTGTTGCAAGATTTGGGTCGCGAACCTACGCCTGAAGAAATCGGTGCCGAAATGGACATCGTGACCGACAAGGTTCGTGATATTTTGAAGATTGCACAAGAGCCAGTTTCATTGGAAACACCAATTGGTGAAGAGGATGATTCACACTTGGGAGACTTCATTGAAGATAATGAAGCTATTTCACCTGCTGATTCAGCTGCTTACCAAATGCTTAAGGAACAATTGGAATCAGTTTTGGACACGTTGACTGACCGTGAAGAGAACGTTTTGCGTTTGCGTTTCGGTTTGGAAGATGGTCGTACGCGTACTTTGGAAGAAGTTGGTAAGGTATTTGGGGTTACTCGTGAGCGTATCCGTCAAATCGAAGCCAAGGCACTTCGTAAGTTGCGCCACCCATCACGTTCAAAGCAATTGCGTGATTTCTTGGATTAA
- the dnaG gene encoding DNA primase: MTIATRIPEQLVEEIRQRVNIVDVISPYVQLKKQGRNLFGLCPFHDERTPSFSVNEDKQIYHCFSCGRGGNVFSFIMDIDNATFPQAVAKVAPFAGVDLDASYTSDEATEVVDPQIKALRELYADATKLYHHLLVNTEAGEGALDYLHDRGLDDGTIDAFMLGFAPENDVLINYFQEQQVDYQLLRSSELFIEWDDGTLHDRFTNRVLFTIRDSAGHPIAFSGRRLSNDDSQAKYMNSPESPLFNKSQELFNLDLAKGAIRKQKHAVVFEGFMDVIAAFQAGVQNGVASMGTSLTPEQVQVLSRMADNVSISYDSDAAGQKATKRALDLVAQNGHISANVIHIPDNQDPDEFLRSNDVSAFLNVLSHNTEDPVAFNIRYLKTDRNLNNQTELFAYVSDVLAVIATVPEPVMRETYLREISEEFNIGMEALQDQLRPLLLQQQANRSNPRSNTNRQSGYRRPEPNYPVAPNGDWQADAPAPIPAPTPRTISRVEKAERMLLAWMLRDNDVWLQVTGTPDFTFVDVPYETLLMLATGYRETHGNEPIVDMAGFMDFVQKPELTRILATLDDFDDELFADRSQVGMYIQFISHDAPLSDRINRLQRQIKEANQMHNDALVAQLSVEYMAALREQQTHK, encoded by the coding sequence ATGACAATCGCAACACGTATTCCAGAACAGTTAGTCGAAGAAATTCGACAACGTGTTAATATCGTTGATGTCATTTCGCCATATGTACAACTGAAGAAACAGGGACGTAATCTGTTTGGGCTTTGCCCGTTCCACGATGAACGTACACCGTCTTTCTCAGTTAATGAAGATAAACAAATTTACCACTGCTTCTCTTGCGGTCGTGGTGGTAACGTCTTTAGCTTTATCATGGATATCGATAATGCAACTTTCCCACAAGCTGTGGCAAAGGTTGCCCCATTTGCGGGTGTTGACTTAGATGCATCTTATACATCTGATGAAGCAACGGAAGTGGTTGATCCACAAATCAAGGCGCTGCGTGAGCTATACGCAGATGCGACAAAGTTGTACCACCACTTGCTTGTTAATACTGAGGCAGGTGAGGGTGCCCTTGATTACCTACATGATCGAGGCTTGGATGATGGGACAATTGATGCATTTATGCTCGGGTTTGCACCTGAAAACGATGTATTGATTAACTATTTCCAAGAACAACAAGTAGATTATCAATTACTACGATCATCAGAACTATTCATCGAATGGGATGATGGAACGTTGCACGATCGTTTTACGAATCGTGTCCTTTTCACGATTCGTGATAGTGCTGGGCACCCGATTGCGTTCTCTGGCCGTCGGCTGTCAAACGATGATTCGCAAGCGAAGTATATGAATTCGCCGGAGAGTCCTTTATTTAACAAGTCGCAAGAGTTGTTTAATTTGGACCTTGCCAAGGGTGCGATTCGTAAGCAGAAGCACGCCGTTGTGTTTGAAGGGTTCATGGACGTCATTGCAGCGTTCCAAGCCGGTGTTCAAAACGGTGTTGCCTCAATGGGAACATCTTTGACACCAGAACAAGTTCAAGTTCTGTCACGTATGGCTGACAATGTTTCGATCAGTTATGATTCTGACGCTGCTGGTCAAAAGGCGACGAAGCGAGCTTTGGACCTTGTTGCGCAAAATGGTCACATCTCGGCTAATGTTATCCACATTCCGGATAACCAAGACCCGGATGAATTCTTGCGTTCGAATGATGTGAGTGCATTTCTAAATGTGTTGTCACACAACACTGAAGATCCCGTTGCATTTAACATTCGTTACTTGAAGACGGATCGTAACCTCAATAATCAAACAGAATTATTTGCTTATGTGAGTGATGTACTGGCAGTTATTGCGACAGTCCCAGAACCAGTTATGCGCGAGACTTATTTGCGCGAAATTTCTGAGGAATTCAACATTGGGATGGAAGCCTTGCAAGATCAGCTTCGCCCATTGTTGTTGCAACAACAGGCAAATCGTTCAAATCCAAGGTCGAACACCAATCGTCAATCAGGGTATCGCCGACCAGAACCAAATTATCCGGTCGCGCCAAATGGTGATTGGCAGGCAGATGCACCGGCACCTATTCCGGCGCCAACGCCACGTACAATTTCACGTGTGGAAAAAGCTGAACGCATGTTGTTGGCATGGATGCTACGTGATAACGATGTTTGGCTACAGGTAACGGGTACGCCAGACTTTACCTTTGTTGACGTACCATATGAGACGCTATTAATGTTGGCTACCGGCTACCGTGAGACACACGGTAATGAGCCGATTGTTGATATGGCAGGCTTCATGGACTTTGTTCAAAAGCCGGAATTGACCCGTATTTTGGCAACGCTCGATGACTTTGATGACGAATTATTCGCTGATCGTAGTCAAGTTGGCATGTATATTCAATTTATTAGCCATGATGCACCATTATCTGATAGAATTAATAGGTTACAGCGTCAGATTAAAGAAGCTAATCAAATGCACAATGACGCGCTGGTTGCCCAACTTAGTGTTGAGTACATGGCCGCGTTACGTGAACAACAGACCCACAAGTAA
- a CDS encoding 6-carboxytetrahydropterin synthase: MIEAHYRLKFYINAYHFIRWNGRDGETHPHTWEIVSDFACDMDEKVPFYEYETKINTFLSTYDGQVLNDIAPFDKINPSLENFATELFDRLQTHPELIGSAVKLEELAVSEGPTRTYVLTNRD; the protein is encoded by the coding sequence ATGATTGAGGCACATTATCGATTGAAATTTTATATTAATGCCTATCACTTCATTCGATGGAACGGTCGCGATGGCGAGACACATCCGCACACTTGGGAAATCGTGAGTGATTTTGCATGTGATATGGACGAGAAAGTCCCATTTTATGAGTACGAAACAAAAATCAACACGTTTCTATCAACGTACGATGGACAGGTACTGAATGACATTGCCCCTTTTGATAAGATTAATCCGTCTTTGGAAAACTTTGCGACGGAGCTGTTTGATCGTTTACAAACGCATCCTGAATTGATTGGGTCGGCTGTTAAATTAGAAGAGTTGGCAGTGAGTGAAGGCCCAACTCGAACGTATGTCTTAACAAATCGAGACTGA
- a CDS encoding TIGR03766 family XrtG-associated glycosyltransferase: MNHRIKDVIDTCVMGLFIILFGLTLYFAGASVNLQRDGVTFAGVVGVLVLVGSYLITQTTLLPWCYTHRMALLSGGFIIAIMWQFTFVTLFHPAIGFDAGAIHEALQHPEDIDLIGYFSQNTNNLPLLLVYDWLGNISHTTSWLFFDYVSLICVDVALLVNLVTMFIVRRENVGRLLWIETLFMLVFPWIVVPYSDTAVLPLVALLFLLMACLQKAQAWWQTLILSALLAACAVATYFIKPSAIIPLIAMCLVLIRSVITSDKVALGKRLKTACLVIVTITVSGLGTYTVGQQVIDAQTVIRINKGLTIPPIHFMSMGVFGDGGYNEADALKMAELPKRSDKVDYSRQQLIKRLREKGVIGYLAFLVKKQGNNTADGTFAWLKEGHFFKNGRPNEPKWLSNWVTTDGKHLEDLQFITQMWWLLILVTIAIGLRKQDDWSRLCWLAILGGFMYLLLFEGGRSRYLIQFLPAFLILAAYQAGYVWQLFNQFGKRCWWIFFGKEYAHD, translated from the coding sequence ATGAATCATCGCATTAAGGACGTAATCGATACTTGCGTCATGGGCCTGTTTATTATTTTGTTTGGGCTGACACTCTATTTTGCGGGTGCTTCAGTTAACTTACAGCGCGATGGCGTGACGTTTGCTGGCGTCGTCGGGGTACTGGTCTTAGTTGGCAGCTATCTCATCACACAGACGACATTGCTGCCATGGTGTTACACGCACCGAATGGCTTTGTTAAGTGGTGGGTTTATCATTGCCATAATGTGGCAGTTTACTTTTGTGACACTCTTTCATCCTGCCATCGGTTTTGATGCAGGCGCCATACATGAAGCGTTACAACATCCGGAAGACATTGATTTAATTGGGTATTTTAGTCAAAATACCAACAACTTGCCATTATTGCTTGTGTATGACTGGTTAGGTAACATCAGCCACACGACCAGCTGGTTATTTTTTGATTACGTTAGTCTGATTTGTGTCGATGTTGCGTTGCTTGTCAACCTGGTGACGATGTTCATTGTGCGTCGTGAGAATGTCGGGCGACTTCTCTGGATTGAGACATTATTTATGCTTGTTTTCCCATGGATTGTTGTGCCATACTCAGATACGGCGGTTCTGCCATTGGTTGCACTGTTATTTTTGCTGATGGCTTGCCTGCAAAAAGCGCAAGCATGGTGGCAAACGCTCATTTTGTCTGCGTTATTAGCGGCTTGCGCAGTGGCCACTTATTTCATCAAGCCCTCGGCCATTATTCCGTTAATTGCGATGTGTCTTGTGTTGATTAGATCAGTTATCACATCAGACAAGGTCGCGTTAGGGAAGCGTCTGAAAACTGCTTGTTTAGTGATTGTGACAATTACAGTTAGCGGTCTAGGCACCTATACTGTTGGTCAGCAGGTGATTGATGCGCAAACTGTTATTAGAATCAACAAAGGTCTTACCATTCCACCGATTCACTTCATGAGCATGGGAGTTTTTGGGGATGGTGGCTATAACGAGGCAGACGCTCTTAAGATGGCTGAATTACCAAAACGTTCTGATAAAGTTGATTACTCAAGGCAACAACTGATTAAAAGATTACGCGAGAAGGGTGTCATTGGCTATTTGGCTTTCTTAGTGAAAAAGCAAGGCAATAATACCGCAGATGGTACGTTTGCTTGGTTAAAAGAAGGTCATTTCTTTAAAAATGGTCGTCCAAATGAGCCTAAGTGGTTGAGCAATTGGGTGACCACAGACGGTAAACACTTAGAGGATTTGCAATTTATCACCCAAATGTGGTGGCTGCTAATATTGGTGACCATTGCAATAGGACTACGGAAGCAAGATGATTGGTCTCGTTTATGTTGGTTAGCCATTTTAGGTGGTTTTATGTACCTCTTGTTATTTGAAGGTGGTCGTAGTCGATATCTCATACAGTTTTTGCCAGCATTTTTGATTTTAGCAGCATATCAAGCTGGTTATGTTTGGCAACTGTTCAACCAGTTTGGAAAACGATGCTGGTGGATATTCTTCGGAAAGGAGTATGCGCATGATTGA
- a CDS encoding TIGR03111 family XrtG-associated glycosyltransferase, with protein MTGLLSATINHFLFIGVWLLIPLFIEVLPICWTYLRFVSQWAIEKIRPSQQATIKFWPIISVVVPVYNSADTLVACIDSIMTGTYPVDKIKVTLVNNKSTDNSFEVFQQLQEKYPSAKMVWMEAAQGKSHALNMALYNTTGNYFIHIDSDGVLDKNALRNMVYQFEMEPDTVALTGAILTQPSLIAHRGVKRLEQLLEYHEYASAFLVSRNAEARSNTMFTMSGAFSGFRRSKIAETFMFSSDTVGEDTHMTFQMRQKGQVKLAKNAIFYVEPIEDFNALYRQRQRWQLGEMEVVHMFEPKHLLSFKHLTTNFMVRRLLIDHTLLFPRLIWLFAPMVLVVNGFSPAMLALIYIAMYLMYVFAGAIYFLLAQVYLRPLPEAFACYVKTWYVTLLLPAYKFLLSWVLLLALVNRSKSRKWQGRGIRDELSAIRETIRRDTKHIIKSEESK; from the coding sequence ATGACGGGATTATTATCAGCAACAATTAATCATTTTTTGTTTATTGGCGTTTGGTTGTTGATTCCATTATTTATCGAAGTTTTACCAATTTGTTGGACGTACCTGCGATTTGTCAGTCAATGGGCAATCGAGAAAATACGGCCGTCACAACAAGCAACAATTAAATTTTGGCCAATAATTTCCGTCGTTGTGCCAGTTTATAATTCAGCTGACACACTTGTCGCTTGTATTGATTCAATTATGACAGGGACTTATCCAGTAGATAAGATCAAGGTTACCCTCGTTAACAATAAGAGTACGGATAATAGTTTTGAAGTTTTTCAGCAATTACAAGAAAAGTACCCGTCAGCAAAGATGGTTTGGATGGAAGCAGCCCAAGGTAAGTCACACGCTCTAAATATGGCTTTGTACAACACGACTGGCAATTATTTTATTCATATTGATAGTGATGGCGTGTTAGATAAAAATGCGCTTCGAAACATGGTGTACCAATTTGAGATGGAGCCTGACACCGTCGCCTTAACCGGTGCTATTCTGACGCAACCGTCACTGATAGCTCACCGTGGCGTAAAGCGACTTGAACAATTGTTGGAGTACCATGAATATGCCTCAGCGTTTTTGGTCAGTCGTAATGCGGAAGCGCGATCGAATACCATGTTCACCATGTCGGGGGCCTTTTCTGGCTTTCGACGGTCCAAAATTGCCGAAACGTTTATGTTTAGCAGTGATACAGTGGGGGAAGATACCCACATGACTTTTCAAATGCGGCAAAAGGGACAAGTTAAATTGGCGAAAAATGCCATTTTCTACGTTGAACCAATCGAAGACTTTAACGCCCTGTACCGTCAGCGACAACGTTGGCAATTGGGAGAGATGGAAGTGGTGCACATGTTTGAACCAAAACATTTGTTATCTTTCAAACACCTTACGACAAACTTTATGGTTCGCCGTCTGTTAATTGACCACACATTGCTATTTCCACGGCTTATCTGGTTATTCGCACCTATGGTCTTAGTCGTAAATGGGTTTTCGCCTGCAATGTTGGCGTTGATTTATATTGCGATGTACCTGATGTATGTTTTCGCCGGAGCAATCTATTTTTTGCTTGCTCAGGTGTACCTAAGGCCGTTACCTGAAGCGTTCGCTTGTTACGTTAAGACCTGGTACGTCACGTTATTACTGCCGGCCTATAAGTTTCTGTTGTCATGGGTGCTATTGCTAGCCTTGGTAAATCGATCAAAGTCGCGCAAGTGGCAAGGCCGTGGGATTCGTGATGAACTATCCGCCATCAGAGAGACTATTCGGCGCGATACGAAACACATAATCAAAAGTGAGGAATCAAAATGA
- the xrtG gene encoding exosortase family protein XrtG, which translates to MMFWCVVVAVSVWLYALSVLKRIAWRAGFIVVGVVGVFFLIILLCNDQLTHWLMQISTWGTGLIGSLTGAYETVPSLGIVHIISGHSAVNLFVTFECSAYIELAAYFSLALFFPFFNSNRQRWQLIILGMLFIYLSNVIRLSVTALIVRYCGPDSLVWAHVIMGRLIFYALSITLYFYVFTRSQVLNTLTGKFGFDRGAKV; encoded by the coding sequence ATGATGTTTTGGTGCGTTGTCGTTGCAGTCAGTGTTTGGTTATACGCATTGAGCGTATTAAAGCGTATTGCGTGGCGAGCTGGGTTTATTGTTGTCGGCGTAGTTGGCGTCTTCTTTTTAATCATCTTGCTGTGCAATGATCAACTCACGCATTGGCTTATGCAGATAAGCACTTGGGGAACAGGCTTGATCGGATCATTAACAGGCGCTTACGAGACCGTTCCTTCATTGGGAATCGTGCATATTATTAGTGGTCACAGCGCGGTGAATTTATTCGTGACGTTTGAATGCTCAGCATATATTGAGTTGGCTGCCTATTTCTCGTTAGCGCTATTCTTTCCGTTTTTTAACTCTAATCGACAGCGCTGGCAGTTAATCATCCTTGGAATGCTGTTTATTTATTTATCGAACGTCATCCGCTTATCTGTCACAGCTTTGATCGTGCGTTATTGTGGGCCGGATTCATTAGTCTGGGCGCATGTCATTATGGGACGTTTAATATTTTACGCTCTTAGTATCACGTTATATTTTTACGTCTTTACCCGTTCGCAAGTCTTAAATACATTGACTGGAAAATTTGGATTTGATCGAGGAGCAAAGGTATGA
- a CDS encoding Firmicu-CTERM sorting domain-containing protein — protein sequence MKKFMTKLILTTVLVLGLGSEHRAYAAIDFDSIPLSAISYGEYNYHEWGAVMDGDNIALVVDMNANGKNPGYDFQGYGYIFKLADQQVSVDINDASQVPHELGASADVTFKVSNYGTNTTNYVTGKIYVREAPLDTTTQVLNLEISLSSMVADPSLVTDINITNPNLGDQSLIVSGASTVPLVSAGIGAVIAAGLSVTLYRNRRRNVA from the coding sequence ATGAAAAAGTTTATGACCAAACTTATTTTAACGACAGTATTGGTATTAGGCTTGGGTAGTGAACATAGGGCCTATGCCGCAATAGATTTCGACAGCATCCCCCTAAGCGCAATTTCCTACGGTGAGTATAATTACCACGAGTGGGGCGCCGTGATGGATGGGGATAACATTGCACTGGTCGTCGACATGAACGCAAATGGTAAAAACCCTGGCTATGATTTTCAAGGGTATGGCTATATCTTCAAGTTAGCTGACCAGCAAGTATCAGTTGATATTAATGATGCCAGTCAAGTGCCACATGAGTTGGGGGCATCAGCTGATGTGACGTTCAAGGTATCAAATTATGGTACGAATACAACCAACTATGTGACGGGTAAAATTTATGTGCGAGAGGCACCGTTAGATACGACGACGCAAGTTCTAAATCTAGAAATTTCGCTATCATCAATGGTGGCTGATCCATCATTAGTTACAGATATCAACATTACAAACCCAAACCTAGGTGACCAAAGTCTGATTGTGTCAGGCGCCTCAACAGTGCCGCTAGTTTCAGCGGGTATTGGTGCGGTAATTGCCGCTGGTCTGTCAGTGACGCTTTACCGTAATCGTCGGAGAAATGTAGCATGA
- a CDS encoding GGDEF domain-containing protein: MSNRRALDRVLEEVVPYFHTKRLPLTVVMYDIDSFKLINDTHGHAMGDYVLTRVAHIVNDTLIASNANGQVFRYGGEEFAIVFRNVKIEDILPKLETVMMAVRNSNFVFESQKANVTISMGVAELSKENDTAEAVMKKADDNLYDAKREGKNRIVLA, encoded by the coding sequence ATGAGCAATCGACGGGCGCTAGATCGAGTCCTTGAAGAAGTCGTGCCATATTTTCACACCAAGCGTTTGCCCTTAACGGTGGTGATGTATGACATCGATTCTTTTAAATTAATTAACGATACCCATGGTCACGCCATGGGGGATTATGTGCTAACGCGTGTGGCGCACATCGTGAATGATACGTTGATTGCATCCAATGCAAATGGTCAGGTGTTCCGTTACGGTGGTGAGGAGTTTGCAATTGTGTTCCGAAACGTCAAGATAGAAGACATTTTACCAAAACTGGAAACTGTCATGATGGCGGTTCGAAATTCAAATTTTGTATTTGAATCGCAAAAGGCTAACGTCACGATTTCAATGGGTGTTGCTGAACTATCTAAAGAAAACGACACGGCAGAAGCAGTGATGAAAAAAGCTGATGACAATTTATATGATGCAAAACGCGAGGGCAAGAATCGTATTGTGCTTGCGTAA